The following coding sequences lie in one Chionomys nivalis chromosome 8, mChiNiv1.1, whole genome shotgun sequence genomic window:
- the Mfsd13a gene encoding transmembrane protein 180 isoform X4, with amino-acid sequence MTLLFLMHFLTTTSLRISIPWLFGHQPRQTGDRQWAEERVDDWEAVLFKSQSGLGCILGVNSSIPSPGPSRGSWACSGPKVPSLLMPLPSDRWGAGLSSRDVVLTRVRALSWHGPLLALSFLAFWVPWAPAGLQFLLCLCLYDGFLTLVDLHHHALLADLALSAHDRTHLNFYCSLFSAAGSMSVFASYAFWNKEDFSSFRAFCVVLAAGSGLGFLGATQLLRQRIETTRRDIGYSAMVVDSGVCEEEPLVGGEEAGSITLGQYLRQLARHQNFLWFVGMDLVQVFHCHFNSNFFPLFLEHLLSDHISLSTGSFLLGISYVAPHLNNLYFLPLCRRWGVYAVVRGLFLLKLGLSLLMLLAGPDRPGLLCFFIASNRVFTEGTCKLLTLVVTDLVDEDLVLNHRKQAASALLFGMVALVTKPGQTFAPLLGTWLLCFYTVPSDRGECPAEARAPSPGPSAGCHTPPGLLLPASAGTHHLRVAAALHLVPVHAARETPPHGQGPAPEPSTDPNAGH; translated from the exons ATGACCCTGCTGTTTCTAATGCACTTCCTTACCACCACCAGCCTGAGAATCAGTATCCCATGGCTCTTTGGTCATCAGCCACGACAGACTGGGGACAGACAATGGGCTGAGGAGAGGGTGGATGACTGGGAAGCTGTGCTTTTTAAGTCTCAGTCGGGCTTGGGGTGTATCCTTGGTGTGAATTCTTCCATCCCGTCTCCTGGGCCCAGCCGGGGGAGCTGGGCCTGCTCAGGCCCAAAGGTTCCCTCCCTCCTAATGCCTCTTCCCTCTGACAGGTGGGGAGCCGGGCTCTCCTCCAGAGACGTGGTGCTGACCCGGGTGAGGGCTCTGAGCTGGCACGGGCCCTTGCTGGCATTGTCATTCCTGGCCTTCTGGGTGCCCTGGGCCCCTGCTGGCTTGCAGTTCTTACTGTGCTTGTGTCTCTATGACGGCTTCCTGACCCTCGTGGACCtccaccaccatgccttgctGGCCGACCTGGCTCTCTCTGCCCACGACCGCACCCACCTCAACTTTTACTGCTCCCTCTTCAGTGCGGCTGGCTCCatgtctgtctttgcctcctacGCCTTTTGGAACAAGGAGGACTTCTCCTCCTTCCGTGCCTTCTGTGTGGTACTAGCTGCTGGCTCTGGCCTGGGCTTCCTGGGGGCCACACAATTGTTGAGGCAGCGGATTGAGACCACCAGAAGGGACATTGGGTACTCAGCCATGGTCGTGGATAGCGG CGTATGTGAGGAAGAGCCTCTGGTGGGTGGTGAGGAAGCGGGCAGCATCACCTTGGGCCAGTACCTCCGGCAACTGGCACGCCACCAAAACTTCCTGTGGTTCGTGGGCATGGACCTGGTACAG GTGTTTCACTGCCATTTCAACAGTaacttcttccctctcttcctggaGCACTTGTTGTCTGACCACATCTCCCTCTCGACAGGCTCCTTCCTGTTGG GCATCTCCTATGTTGCTCCTCATCTCAacaacctctacttcctgcccctGTGCCGGCGCTGGGGTGTCTACGCTGTGGTGCGTGGCCTCTTCCTGCTCAAGCTGGGCCTTAGCCTCCTCATGCTGCTGGCTGGCCCGGACCGCCCCGGCCTGCTTTGCTTCTTCATTGCCAG CAACCGTGTCTTCACTGAGGGCACCTGTAAGCTGCTGACCCTTGTGGTCACTGACCTAGTGGATGAGGACCTGGTGCTGAACCACCGGAAACAGGCAGCCTCGGCTCTCCTCTTCGGTATGGTTGCCCTGGTGACCAAACCTGGCCAGACCTTTGCCCCACTGCTGGGCACCTGGCTCCTCTGCTTCTACACAG TCCCCAGTGATCGTGGGGAGTGTCCAGCCGAGGCCAGAGCCCCCAGCCCCGGCCCCAGCGCAGGCTGCCACACTCCGCCAGGGCTGCTTCTACCTGCTAGTGCTGGTACCCATCACCTGCGCGTTGCTGCAGCTCTTCACCTGGTCCCAGTTCACGCTGCACGGGAGACGCCTCCGCATGGTCAAGGCCCAGCGCCAGAACCTAGCACAGATCCGAACGCTGGACATTAA
- the Mfsd13a gene encoding transmembrane protein 180 isoform X1 produces MTLLFLMHFLTTTSLRISIPWLFGHQPRQTGDRQWAEERVDDWEAVLFKSQSGLGCILGVNSSIPSPGPSRGSWACSGPKVPSLLMPLPSDRWGAGLSSRDVVLTRVRALSWHGPLLALSFLAFWVPWAPAGLQFLLCLCLYDGFLTLVDLHHHALLADLALSAHDRTHLNFYCSLFSAAGSMSVFASYAFWNKEDFSSFRAFCVVLAAGSGLGFLGATQLLRQRIETTRRDIGYSAMVVDSGVCEEEPLVGGEEAGSITLGQYLRQLARHQNFLWFVGMDLVQVFHCHFNSNFFPLFLEHLLSDHISLSTGSFLLGISYVAPHLNNLYFLPLCRRWGVYAVVRGLFLLKLGLSLLMLLAGPDRPGLLCFFIASNRVFTEGTCKLLTLVVTDLVDEDLVLNHRKQAASALLFGMVALVTKPGQTFAPLLGTWLLCFYTGHDLFQQSPVIVGSVQPRPEPPAPAPAQAATLRQGCFYLLVLVPITCALLQLFTWSQFTLHGRRLRMVKAQRQNLAQIRTLDIKMV; encoded by the exons ATGACCCTGCTGTTTCTAATGCACTTCCTTACCACCACCAGCCTGAGAATCAGTATCCCATGGCTCTTTGGTCATCAGCCACGACAGACTGGGGACAGACAATGGGCTGAGGAGAGGGTGGATGACTGGGAAGCTGTGCTTTTTAAGTCTCAGTCGGGCTTGGGGTGTATCCTTGGTGTGAATTCTTCCATCCCGTCTCCTGGGCCCAGCCGGGGGAGCTGGGCCTGCTCAGGCCCAAAGGTTCCCTCCCTCCTAATGCCTCTTCCCTCTGACAGGTGGGGAGCCGGGCTCTCCTCCAGAGACGTGGTGCTGACCCGGGTGAGGGCTCTGAGCTGGCACGGGCCCTTGCTGGCATTGTCATTCCTGGCCTTCTGGGTGCCCTGGGCCCCTGCTGGCTTGCAGTTCTTACTGTGCTTGTGTCTCTATGACGGCTTCCTGACCCTCGTGGACCtccaccaccatgccttgctGGCCGACCTGGCTCTCTCTGCCCACGACCGCACCCACCTCAACTTTTACTGCTCCCTCTTCAGTGCGGCTGGCTCCatgtctgtctttgcctcctacGCCTTTTGGAACAAGGAGGACTTCTCCTCCTTCCGTGCCTTCTGTGTGGTACTAGCTGCTGGCTCTGGCCTGGGCTTCCTGGGGGCCACACAATTGTTGAGGCAGCGGATTGAGACCACCAGAAGGGACATTGGGTACTCAGCCATGGTCGTGGATAGCGG CGTATGTGAGGAAGAGCCTCTGGTGGGTGGTGAGGAAGCGGGCAGCATCACCTTGGGCCAGTACCTCCGGCAACTGGCACGCCACCAAAACTTCCTGTGGTTCGTGGGCATGGACCTGGTACAG GTGTTTCACTGCCATTTCAACAGTaacttcttccctctcttcctggaGCACTTGTTGTCTGACCACATCTCCCTCTCGACAGGCTCCTTCCTGTTGG GCATCTCCTATGTTGCTCCTCATCTCAacaacctctacttcctgcccctGTGCCGGCGCTGGGGTGTCTACGCTGTGGTGCGTGGCCTCTTCCTGCTCAAGCTGGGCCTTAGCCTCCTCATGCTGCTGGCTGGCCCGGACCGCCCCGGCCTGCTTTGCTTCTTCATTGCCAG CAACCGTGTCTTCACTGAGGGCACCTGTAAGCTGCTGACCCTTGTGGTCACTGACCTAGTGGATGAGGACCTGGTGCTGAACCACCGGAAACAGGCAGCCTCGGCTCTCCTCTTCGGTATGGTTGCCCTGGTGACCAAACCTGGCCAGACCTTTGCCCCACTGCTGGGCACCTGGCTCCTCTGCTTCTACACAG GTCATGACCTTTTTCAGCAGTCCCCAGTGATCGTGGGGAGTGTCCAGCCGAGGCCAGAGCCCCCAGCCCCGGCCCCAGCGCAGGCTGCCACACTCCGCCAGGGCTGCTTCTACCTGCTAGTGCTGGTACCCATCACCTGCGCGTTGCTGCAGCTCTTCACCTGGTCCCAGTTCACGCTGCACGGGAGACGCCTCCGCATGGTCAAGGCCCAGCGCCAGAACCTAGCACAGATCCGAACGCTGGACATTAAGATGGTGTGA
- the Actr1a gene encoding alpha-centractin isoform X1: protein MESYDVIANQPVVIDNGSGVIKAGFAGDQIPKYCFPNYVGRPKHVRVMAGALEGDIFIGPKAEEHRGLLSIRYPMEHGIVKDWNDMERIWQYVYSKDQLQTFSEEHPVLLTEAPLNPRKNRERAAEVFFETFNVPALFISMQAVLSLYATGRTTGVVLDSGDGVTHAVPIYEGFAMPHSIMRIDIAGRDVSRFLRLYLRKEGYDFHSSSEFEIVKAIKERACYLSINPQKDETLETEKAQYYLPDGSTIEIGPSRFRAPELLFRPDLIGEESEGIHEVLVFAIQKSDMDLRRTLFSNIVLSGGSTLFKGFGDRLLSEVKKLAPKDVKIRISAPQERLYSTWIGGSILASLDTFKKMWVSKKEYEEDGARSIHRKTF from the exons TGTGGGCAGACCCAAGCATGTCCGTGTGATGGCAGGAGCCCTCGAAGGTGACATCTTCATTGGCCCCAAAGCTGAG GAGCACCGAGGGCTGCTGTCAATCCGCTACCCCATGGAACATGGCATTGTCAAAGACTGGAATGACATGGAGCGCATCTGGCAGTATGTCTATTCTAAGGACCAGCTGCAGACCTTCTCAGAGGAG CATCCTGTGCTCCTGACTGAGGCGCCTTTAAACCCTCGGAAAAACCGGGAACGAGCCGCAGAAGTTTTCTTCGAGACCTTCAACGTGCCAGCTCTCTTCATCTCCATGCAAGCTGTGCTTAGCCT TTATGCCACAGGCAGGACCACGGGCGTGGTGTTGGATTCCGGGGATGGTGTCACCCATGCAGTCCCGATTTACGAAGGCTTCGCCATGCCTCACTCCATCATGCGCATCGACATTGCTGGCCGAGACGTCTCCCGCTTCCTCCGCCTCTACCTACGTAAGGAGGGCTATGATTTCCACTCCTCCTCCGAGTTTGAGATTGTCAAGGCCATAAAGGAA AGAGCCTGCTACCTGTCCATAAACCCCCAGAAGGATGAGACGCTGGAGACTGAGAAGGCCCAGTACTACCTGCCCGATGGCAGCACCATTGAG ATCGGCCCTTCCAGGTTCCGGGCCCCTGAGCTGCTGTTCAGGCCAGACTTGATTGGCGAGGAGAGTGAGGGTATCCATGAGGTCCTGGTGTTTGCCATCCAGAAGTCTGACATGGATTTACGGCGTACGCTTTTCTCCAACATCGTCCTCTCAGGAGGTTCTACCCTGTTCAAAG GTTTTGGTGACAGGCTGCTGAGTGAAGTGAAGAAACTAGCTCCGAAAGACGTGAAGATCAGG ATATCTGCACCCCAGGAGAGGCTGTACTCCACGTGGATTGG AGGCTCTATCCTTGCTTCCCTGGACACCTTTAAGAAGATGTGGGTCTCCAAGAAGGAGTACGAGGAAGACGGTGCCCGATCCATCCACAGGAAAACCTTCTAA
- the Mfsd13a gene encoding transmembrane protein 180 isoform X3, whose product MTLLFLMHFLTTTSLRISIPWLFGHQPRQTGDRQWAEERVDDWEAVLFKSQSGLGCILGVNSSIPSPGPSRGSWACSGPKVPSLLMPLPSDRWGAGLSSRDVVLTRVRALSWHGPLLALSFLAFWVPWAPAGLQFLLCLCLYDGFLTLVDLHHHALLADLALSAHDRTHLNFYCSLFSAAGSMSVFASYAFWNKEDFSSFRAFCVVLAAGSGLGFLGATQLLRQRIETTRRDIGYSAMVVDSGVCEEEPLVGGEEAGSITLGQYLRQLARHQNFLWFVGMDLVQVFHCHFNSNFFPLFLEHLLSDHISLSTGSFLLGISYVAPHLNNLYFLPLCRRWGVYAVVRGLFLLKLGLSLLMLLAGPDRPGLLCFFIASNRVFTEGTCKLLTLVVTDLVDEDLVLNHRKQAASALLFGMVALVTKPGQTFAPLLGTWLLCFYTAVPSDRGECPAEARAPSPGPSAGCHTPPGLLLPASAGTHHLRVAAALHLVPVHAARETPPHGQGPAPEPSTDPNAGH is encoded by the exons ATGACCCTGCTGTTTCTAATGCACTTCCTTACCACCACCAGCCTGAGAATCAGTATCCCATGGCTCTTTGGTCATCAGCCACGACAGACTGGGGACAGACAATGGGCTGAGGAGAGGGTGGATGACTGGGAAGCTGTGCTTTTTAAGTCTCAGTCGGGCTTGGGGTGTATCCTTGGTGTGAATTCTTCCATCCCGTCTCCTGGGCCCAGCCGGGGGAGCTGGGCCTGCTCAGGCCCAAAGGTTCCCTCCCTCCTAATGCCTCTTCCCTCTGACAGGTGGGGAGCCGGGCTCTCCTCCAGAGACGTGGTGCTGACCCGGGTGAGGGCTCTGAGCTGGCACGGGCCCTTGCTGGCATTGTCATTCCTGGCCTTCTGGGTGCCCTGGGCCCCTGCTGGCTTGCAGTTCTTACTGTGCTTGTGTCTCTATGACGGCTTCCTGACCCTCGTGGACCtccaccaccatgccttgctGGCCGACCTGGCTCTCTCTGCCCACGACCGCACCCACCTCAACTTTTACTGCTCCCTCTTCAGTGCGGCTGGCTCCatgtctgtctttgcctcctacGCCTTTTGGAACAAGGAGGACTTCTCCTCCTTCCGTGCCTTCTGTGTGGTACTAGCTGCTGGCTCTGGCCTGGGCTTCCTGGGGGCCACACAATTGTTGAGGCAGCGGATTGAGACCACCAGAAGGGACATTGGGTACTCAGCCATGGTCGTGGATAGCGG CGTATGTGAGGAAGAGCCTCTGGTGGGTGGTGAGGAAGCGGGCAGCATCACCTTGGGCCAGTACCTCCGGCAACTGGCACGCCACCAAAACTTCCTGTGGTTCGTGGGCATGGACCTGGTACAG GTGTTTCACTGCCATTTCAACAGTaacttcttccctctcttcctggaGCACTTGTTGTCTGACCACATCTCCCTCTCGACAGGCTCCTTCCTGTTGG GCATCTCCTATGTTGCTCCTCATCTCAacaacctctacttcctgcccctGTGCCGGCGCTGGGGTGTCTACGCTGTGGTGCGTGGCCTCTTCCTGCTCAAGCTGGGCCTTAGCCTCCTCATGCTGCTGGCTGGCCCGGACCGCCCCGGCCTGCTTTGCTTCTTCATTGCCAG CAACCGTGTCTTCACTGAGGGCACCTGTAAGCTGCTGACCCTTGTGGTCACTGACCTAGTGGATGAGGACCTGGTGCTGAACCACCGGAAACAGGCAGCCTCGGCTCTCCTCTTCGGTATGGTTGCCCTGGTGACCAAACCTGGCCAGACCTTTGCCCCACTGCTGGGCACCTGGCTCCTCTGCTTCTACACAG CAGTCCCCAGTGATCGTGGGGAGTGTCCAGCCGAGGCCAGAGCCCCCAGCCCCGGCCCCAGCGCAGGCTGCCACACTCCGCCAGGGCTGCTTCTACCTGCTAGTGCTGGTACCCATCACCTGCGCGTTGCTGCAGCTCTTCACCTGGTCCCAGTTCACGCTGCACGGGAGACGCCTCCGCATGGTCAAGGCCCAGCGCCAGAACCTAGCACAGATCCGAACGCTGGACATTAA
- the Mfsd13a gene encoding transmembrane protein 180 isoform X2 encodes MRLDWPQAWLLGLPTAVVYGSLALFTSVLHNVFLLYYVDTFVSVYKINKLSFWIGETVFLLWNSFNDPLFGWLSDHKFLSSQRRWGAGLSSRDVVLTRVRALSWHGPLLALSFLAFWVPWAPAGLQFLLCLCLYDGFLTLVDLHHHALLADLALSAHDRTHLNFYCSLFSAAGSMSVFASYAFWNKEDFSSFRAFCVVLAAGSGLGFLGATQLLRQRIETTRRDIGYSAMVVDSGVCEEEPLVGGEEAGSITLGQYLRQLARHQNFLWFVGMDLVQVFHCHFNSNFFPLFLEHLLSDHISLSTGSFLLGISYVAPHLNNLYFLPLCRRWGVYAVVRGLFLLKLGLSLLMLLAGPDRPGLLCFFIASNRVFTEGTCKLLTLVVTDLVDEDLVLNHRKQAASALLFGMVALVTKPGQTFAPLLGTWLLCFYTGHDLFQQSPVIVGSVQPRPEPPAPAPAQAATLRQGCFYLLVLVPITCALLQLFTWSQFTLHGRRLRMVKAQRQNLAQIRTLDIKMV; translated from the exons ATGAGGCTAGACTGGCCCCAAGCCTGGTTGTTGGGCCTGCCCACAGCCGTGGTATATGGTTCCTTGGCCCTCTTCACCTCCGTCCTGCATAATGTGTTCCTGCTGTACTACGTGGATACGTTTGTCTCGGTGTATAAGATCAACAAACTGTCCTTCTGGATTGGAGAG ACTGTATTCCTCCTCTGGAACAGCTTCAACGATCCCCTCTTTGGCTGGCTCAGTGACCACAAGTTCCTCAGCTCCCAGCGCCG GTGGGGAGCCGGGCTCTCCTCCAGAGACGTGGTGCTGACCCGGGTGAGGGCTCTGAGCTGGCACGGGCCCTTGCTGGCATTGTCATTCCTGGCCTTCTGGGTGCCCTGGGCCCCTGCTGGCTTGCAGTTCTTACTGTGCTTGTGTCTCTATGACGGCTTCCTGACCCTCGTGGACCtccaccaccatgccttgctGGCCGACCTGGCTCTCTCTGCCCACGACCGCACCCACCTCAACTTTTACTGCTCCCTCTTCAGTGCGGCTGGCTCCatgtctgtctttgcctcctacGCCTTTTGGAACAAGGAGGACTTCTCCTCCTTCCGTGCCTTCTGTGTGGTACTAGCTGCTGGCTCTGGCCTGGGCTTCCTGGGGGCCACACAATTGTTGAGGCAGCGGATTGAGACCACCAGAAGGGACATTGGGTACTCAGCCATGGTCGTGGATAGCGG CGTATGTGAGGAAGAGCCTCTGGTGGGTGGTGAGGAAGCGGGCAGCATCACCTTGGGCCAGTACCTCCGGCAACTGGCACGCCACCAAAACTTCCTGTGGTTCGTGGGCATGGACCTGGTACAG GTGTTTCACTGCCATTTCAACAGTaacttcttccctctcttcctggaGCACTTGTTGTCTGACCACATCTCCCTCTCGACAGGCTCCTTCCTGTTGG GCATCTCCTATGTTGCTCCTCATCTCAacaacctctacttcctgcccctGTGCCGGCGCTGGGGTGTCTACGCTGTGGTGCGTGGCCTCTTCCTGCTCAAGCTGGGCCTTAGCCTCCTCATGCTGCTGGCTGGCCCGGACCGCCCCGGCCTGCTTTGCTTCTTCATTGCCAG CAACCGTGTCTTCACTGAGGGCACCTGTAAGCTGCTGACCCTTGTGGTCACTGACCTAGTGGATGAGGACCTGGTGCTGAACCACCGGAAACAGGCAGCCTCGGCTCTCCTCTTCGGTATGGTTGCCCTGGTGACCAAACCTGGCCAGACCTTTGCCCCACTGCTGGGCACCTGGCTCCTCTGCTTCTACACAG GTCATGACCTTTTTCAGCAGTCCCCAGTGATCGTGGGGAGTGTCCAGCCGAGGCCAGAGCCCCCAGCCCCGGCCCCAGCGCAGGCTGCCACACTCCGCCAGGGCTGCTTCTACCTGCTAGTGCTGGTACCCATCACCTGCGCGTTGCTGCAGCTCTTCACCTGGTCCCAGTTCACGCTGCACGGGAGACGCCTCCGCATGGTCAAGGCCCAGCGCCAGAACCTAGCACAGATCCGAACGCTGGACATTAAGATGGTGTGA